Genomic DNA from Alphaproteobacteria bacterium:
ACATCAACTCAAGCGTGGCTTTAGCATGGGCACCAGAAATACGAAACACAGCCACCCCTGATGTGCCGGCAGGAGTGGCAGGGGCAAAAATCGTATCATTTATCGTTGGTGTTTGTGCCATTTGCTTCTACAATCGCGGTTTATTATTCACATCGCTG
This window encodes:
- a CDS encoding tRNA uridine-5-carboxymethylaminomethyl(34) synthesis GTPase MnmE, translating into MAQTPTINDTIFAPATPAGTSGVAVFRISGAHAKATLELMSATSAPKPRMAALRRLQNNVSHETIDHALVLFFP